In a single window of the Labeo rohita strain BAU-BD-2019 chromosome 23, IGBB_LRoh.1.0, whole genome shotgun sequence genome:
- the ribc1 gene encoding RIB43A-like with coiled-coils protein 1: protein MYKVDLPVDESALRAVERRRAAEAERKSRIFNTRTRVIGVDLRALEKQQEDKRERLEMEKQRDMAHDLLRLSLDEMAMQQNKDEEELRRELAQDMVQFRAIHQRAEDSRDADINYDRQSAPNASISVSDSALGPASMQVFLGEGINENEKKRAQMEMNERNLRAQKEEREKQEREQKNRELLTGRELVEKDLRAVQLNALEEECKRSARIALSHYNQTQAEKRMEREQQERLRREGEELAELRYMVTSDLLTERPEAAKRKTESSVEGPRVLTDRWKGMTPQQIGDIHRTREEQCLEKERLKEMERQRDVAWDYHLTEQARQQEREEKRDKELQRERRTQLDKYNQQLAREQQAHQHYLDKQLYTNRPTVRYFTQFSTSSR from the exons ATGTACAAGGTTGATTTACCCGTGGATGAGTCTGCGCTGCGGGCGGTGGAGCGGCGTCGGGCCGCTGAGGCTGAGCGCAAGAGCCGAATCTTCAACACCAGAACCCGGGTGATCGGCGTTGACCTGCGCGCCCTCGAAAAACAACAGGAGGACAAACGAGAACGACTGGAGATGGAGAAGCAGCGAGACATGGCTCATG ATCTGTTGCGCTTATCCCTGGATGAAATGGCAATGCAACAGAACAAAGACGAAGAGGAGTTGAGAAGAGAGTTGGCTCAGGACATGGTACAATTTAGAGCGATACATCAACGCGCCGAGGACAGTCGTGATGCAGATATCAATTATGACCGACAGAGTGCGCCAAATGCTAGTATTTCTGTCTCAGACTCTGCATTGGGACCAGCCAGTATGCAAGTGTTTTTG GGAGAAGgaattaatgaaaatgaaaagaagaGAGCTCAGATGGAAATGAACGAGAGAAACCTGAGAGCTCAAAAGGAGGAGAGGGAGAAACAAGAAAGGGAACAGAAAAACAGAG aGCTGCTAACCGGCAGGGAGTTGGTGGAAAAAGACCTAAGGGCAGTGCAACTGAACGCCCTGGAGGAGGAGTGCAAAAGATCAGCCCGCATTGCACTCAGTCATTACAATCAAACTCAG GCAGAGAAGAGGATGGAGAGGGAGCAACAAGAGAGACTGAGAAGAGAGGGAGAGGAGCTGGCAGAATTGCGGTACATGGTGACCTCTGACCTTCTGACAGAGCGACCAGAGGCTGCAAAGAGAAAAACCGAATCCTCCGTGGAAGGTCCACGAGTGCTGACTGACCGCTGGAAGGGCATGACCCCACAGCAGATCGGTGATATCCACAGAACGAGAGAGGAACAGTGTTTGGAGAAAGAG AGACTGAAAGAGATGGAGAGGCAGAGAGATGTGGCCTGGGATTACCATCTGACAGAGCAGGCCAGACAGCAGGAGAGAGAGGAGAAGAGAGACAAGGAGCTGcagagagagaggagaactCAGCTCGATAAATACAATCAACAGCTGGCACGAGAGCAGCAAGCGCA cCAACACTACCTGGACAAGCAGCTGTATACAAATCGTCCCACAGTTCGGTACTTCACCCAGTTCAGCACAAGCTCTCGATAA